The genomic window AGCTGTGGCTGGCGTATGCGTTCATGCTGATCATTATCGTCAGCGCCCTCCAGGATGTCTCCGGCGAGCTGCACGATGCGGCGAAAGTCGACGGTGCGGGCTATCTGCATCGGTTCATCCACGTGACGCTGCCGGCGATCAAGCGGCCGGTCTGGTTCGCGTCGATTCTGACTGGGGCGACGTCGTTCCAGCAGTTCCTGGTGCCGTTTATTTTCAACAACGGTGGCCCGTCGCGGTACAACGAGTTCATCCTGCTGTACGGATACCGGGAGGCGTTCCAGTCGCCGCCGCGGATGGGGATCGGTGCAGCGATCATGGTGATCGCATTGATCTTCATCGGCATGTTCATGTGGATCAACGTCAGAAAAGGTAGACTCGCGGAGGGACTCTCGGACCAATGAGTATGAGCAAAAGCATCCTTGGTGATCTCAAGGATGACATCGTCCACGGGGCAAAGGCACCGATCCGCGCGGGTCGTGAAGTGATCGGTACGATCAGAGCGCTCCGGGATGGCCGGGCGTCCTATCGAGAGGTTGGGCTGACAGCGGGTGCGACGCTGGGTGCGATCGTGCTCCTGTTGATCATCCTGTTCCCGCTGTATTATATGATCAACGTGGCGCTGGCGGCGGGGACGGGCGCGGCGAGCCTGTACGAGGAGGGCTTTTTCGCGTCGCCGACGGAGTACAACCTGGCTGCGTTCGAGTGGCTGTGGTACGACTCCGGGTTTTTCTTCCGGCCCAACTATCAGGAGGCTCCGACTGTGGGTATGTGGGAAGCGTTTACCGGGTCGTTCCTGGCGAATAGCCTGCAGTTGGTGATCCCCACGGTGGTGTTCTCGATGATCCTGATCATCCCGGCTGCGTACGCGTTCTCGCGGCGTGAGTTCAAGGGGCGTAAACCGTTGCTGTACGGCTATGTGCTGTTGACGCAGGTGGGTGGTGGGATCTCGATCGCGGCGCTGATAGCGATCTACGTGGTGTTCAACCAGCTGGGGCTGTTGAACAGCTTTCTTGCTGTTTCGGCGCTGTACGCGGCGGGTGCGATTCCGTTCAACACGTGGTTGCTGAAGACGTTCATGGATAACATCCCGGAGTCGTATGAGGAGGCGGCGATCATGGATGGTGCGTCGCGGTGGCGTGTGATGTGGGAGATCGTGTTGCCGCTGTCGAAGCCGGGGCTGGCGGTGGTGTTGATCTTCGTGTTCCTGGCTGGGTGGAACGAGTTCATTCTGGTCCAGATCCTGCTGAGTGCGGATAATCATCCGCTGTCGGTTGGTCTGTATCGGCTGATTGACGAGTTCAGTACGCCGTGGGGTCAGTTCTCGGCGTTCGCGCTGGTGTATGCGTTGCCGGTGGCGCTGATTTACTTCTTCAGTCAGCGCTACGTCGAGAGCGGGCTGTCCTTCGGCGGCATGGAAGGATAGCTGGCCCCATATTTTCGGTGGGAAACCACAACGACAATGATGCTACGGTGACAACTCTATATCACCATGACCCAGCCACACGTCCTGCTTGTCGGCGAAACCCGTTTTCCCTTCCACTCGCTCGACGAGATGGGACCACACATCGAGGACGCGCTCGGCGAAACGACAGTCATCACCAGCACGACGGACAGGTCTGCGCTGACCGATCTCTCGGCGTACGACATCGTCGTCGATTATCTCACGGATAGCGCGCTCACCGACGAGCAGCGCGCTGGTCTGTTTTCCTTTATCGAGTCCGGCGGCGGCTACCTCGGCCTCCACTGCGCCGCAGACCTCACGAGCCAGCCGGACGGCGACGGGAGTGTCACTCCACGCGAGGAGCCCCTGCCCGAGTTGCGAGCGTTCCTCGGCGGGCACTTTCTCGGCCACCCCGAGCAGGCCGAGTTCGGCGTCGAGATCGTCGAGCGGGAGCATCCGATCATCGACGGCGTTTCGGACTTTCGCGTGTTCGACGAGCCGTACAAACTCGCTCACGACGAGGATGTCGAGGTGCTCGCCTGGATGGATCACGAGGAGCTCGACCGGTACCCGGTCGTCTGGACGAAGACCCACGGCGCGGGACGCATCTGTTACGCCTCGCTGGGCCACACGCCCGAAGCCCTCGAACAGCCATCGTATCGGCGATTGCTCCGAAACGCGGTCGGATGGCTGGCCGAGCAGTAGGGGATATCAAAATCTATTTTTAGCTGCGGATACTGTTACCGTCTGGCAGACTACATCTGCCGACCGTTCGTCAGTCCACGACAGGGTATCCATATCCACTCACGGGATCACTCCCGACTACCCCTGTTGACCAGTACTCCATCCTGCCGAGTAGCTACTCGGTGCGTAGCTGGCTGTCTGTCGCTCGCAATCTCTGTTCACTATCAGGGAACAACATTCTAGTAGACGTATATTGCCGAAAGCGAGCGATCTGGGCGCTGTAGTCCAGCAATAGCTCCTGTACAGATCTATAGTTAACAATAATTATAATTATTTTCACCTCTGTCATTCACTATCGGTGAACAATGTGTGAGTCAGTACCATTACCGCCGGTCGGACGTGCGGATCGATAGTTCCTATTTATACTCGCGGTCAGGAGAACACAGTGGACCCGGAGGTACCGTGATCTATCCCGTATTGTTCTCTATTGATGAACAACCGCCGATAATGCCTTACACCCATACGATTGTAAACTTCGGCAACACCCCATTCGTGGCGCTACTCACGGCCACCTTTTCCATCTCGGTGCTGCCACTTTGTTCGCGGATTACGCGCAGTCCCCAGTCGATCCACACAGCCTGTACACCAGCATGTCGATTCAGTAGTCGTGTCGATCGCTCGGATAGCGCTTCGGCGCGCGCTGGCGAGTCGTCTATGACGAGCCAGCGCCGTGCGAGGGATGACGAGCGAGTCCTGCGAGCGAGGAATCGGCTGGGGAGGGTGTGGCTGCGGTGGGAGGGATCGAAAGGGGCCGTGGCGGTCGGGGAGTCCGCAGCCAGTAGCACCGCAACGTATGTGAGGAGCGCACGGCTGCAGACGACCCGAGCGCCGCGGGGGCTTTCTGGCTGTAGTGTGACCAACTGAGTCCGACCCGAGCGCCGCGGGGGCTTTCTGGCTGTAGTGTGACCAACTGAGCCCGACCCGAGCGCCGCGGGGGCTTTCTGGCTGTAGTGTGTCCAACTGAGTCCGACCCGAGCGCCACGGGGGCTTTCTGGTTGCTGATGTCCCGCTCGGCTACTCACTCGCTATTCGCGGACCCTACTCTCCCACAGCCTCCTCGACAACCTGCGACCACCTTTTTCCACCTGGGTGCCCCCGCGGTGCTCCTCCACCACTCGGCGCAAAAACGTGTCTTGCTGAGCGAAGCGAAGCAAGGCTCGGAAGACGAGTCTTCCGGTGGGCGAAAAAGGCCGCGGCCTCACAGGATTCGGCCGCGGATACTATTCTCCCACAGCCTCCTCGACAATCTCGATCTCCTCGTCCGTCAACCCGTACAGTTCATACACGATCTCGTCGATCAACTCGTCAGTCTTCTCGATCTTCTCTTCCAGTTCCTCGGCGCGCGCTTTCGTCTCGATGTAGCTCTCCAGCCCGGCCTC from Natranaeroarchaeum aerophilus includes these protein-coding regions:
- a CDS encoding sugar ABC transporter permease, with amino-acid sequence MSMSKSILGDLKDDIVHGAKAPIRAGREVIGTIRALRDGRASYREVGLTAGATLGAIVLLLIILFPLYYMINVALAAGTGAASLYEEGFFASPTEYNLAAFEWLWYDSGFFFRPNYQEAPTVGMWEAFTGSFLANSLQLVIPTVVFSMILIIPAAYAFSRREFKGRKPLLYGYVLLTQVGGGISIAALIAIYVVFNQLGLLNSFLAVSALYAAGAIPFNTWLLKTFMDNIPESYEEAAIMDGASRWRVMWEIVLPLSKPGLAVVLIFVFLAGWNEFILVQILLSADNHPLSVGLYRLIDEFSTPWGQFSAFALVYALPVALIYFFSQRYVESGLSFGGMEG
- a CDS encoding ThuA domain-containing protein, which translates into the protein MTQPHVLLVGETRFPFHSLDEMGPHIEDALGETTVITSTTDRSALTDLSAYDIVVDYLTDSALTDEQRAGLFSFIESGGGYLGLHCAADLTSQPDGDGSVTPREEPLPELRAFLGGHFLGHPEQAEFGVEIVEREHPIIDGVSDFRVFDEPYKLAHDEDVEVLAWMDHEELDRYPVVWTKTHGAGRICYASLGHTPEALEQPSYRRLLRNAVGWLAEQ